From Bacillus marinisedimentorum:
TAGTCGAAGATTCCCTGCAATCCAAGTTCTTTTAACAGGCGTTCGACATCATCAGCGTCACTGTTGGTCATGAGGACAAGCTCCTTTGATTGCTTCAGCTTTATAAGGCCTTCTTTTAATCCGGGGGTTCTGGACAGATGGAATTGGTCTGTCACCATGTACTCTTTCGTCCGGTTATAGCACTCAAGTGTTTTGTCGGCAATCCCGAAGTGGGCTGCAGTTACAAACGGCAGCCACCAGCCGTCCCCAATGGCGATAATGTTTTTGAAATCGAATGTAACGGGTCCATTATACGTTTCCCTTACCTTGTTGCCCGGCCAAACCGCCCCTTTCCAGCTATGGGCTTCAATGACATCCAACGTCATCGGATCGACCGTCAGCACTGCATCGCGTTTCATGTCGTACCCTTTTCCGATCGATACGATATGATTATCGTTTTTCATGCTGGAATATTCATTCATAAATGCTTCCTGTTGATGTTCAGGCAATTCCTTCATCAGCTGGCGTGCATAATAATCGAAATGGTCGGTATCTTCATATAACGTCCCATCAAGGTCAAAAATGAGAACTTTGCTTTTATTGATCAATGTCTTCATGTGTCGGACTCCTTTTTAATAGGCTTTGTTAAAGCTCAATGTTGATTTTCTCACTAGTTGATTGGAGTGGAAGGTGCGAGACTTCTGCGGGACTAGCGGGACAGGTGCGACCCCGCGGAAAGCGAGTACCTGCAACGGAAATCAACACTAACATTTAACAGAGCCTTTTAATAAAGACTGAGTTTGCATTTCATTGTGTTGAATTTCAGACAAAGGGACGCAAACCCGCTGGGAAGGCAAGAAGGCCGGGCCCGCTGCATGCGGGGGACGGGCGAAATGCACGCTGTATAGCAGGACCATCTGGTAAGAGCTGCTGCGCCCTGTGTCAGTGAAAAAAGCCGCTTTTGGCTGTGCTTTTATTAACATTAAGATATTTAAGAACCTTTATGCAGGTCAAGGTAATAACAATATTGTAAAACATTTCCGGCGTATTTCGCCATTTCAGGGGATCAAGCAGCCCGCGGCCGGTTGTTTGGATAACAGGAAAAAACATAGTAAGATGAAGGGAGAAGAAGGAGGTCCGAACCAATGAATATCCCGATTGACCGGTTACTGGATAAAATACAGCAGGAAACAGAAGCGGCCCGCCGTGAAGCAAAAGCGGGCGGAAGTTCTGCGAAAGTGAAAGAGCGGATGCGGACGGTCAAAACGCTGAGCGAACTTGTCCTTGACGGCACCGAAGAGGGGACGGGGGAGCAGCGAATGCCGGCGCAGATCCAGCAGGCTTACCCTCCGGCAGAGCATTCGGATCAGGGCGGACAGCCTGCCGTCATTCAAAACAACGGCCAGCAGCCCG
This genomic window contains:
- a CDS encoding HAD family hydrolase, which encodes MKTLINKSKVLIFDLDGTLYEDTDHFDYYARQLMKELPEHQQEAFMNEYSSMKNDNHIVSIGKGYDMKRDAVLTVDPMTLDVIEAHSWKGAVWPGNKVRETYNGPVTFDFKNIIAIGDGWWLPFVTAAHFGIADKTLECYNRTKEYMVTDQFHLSRTPGLKEGLIKLKQSKELVLMTNSDADDVERLLKELGLQGIFDYKYCSSRKPLATMSLFRNILGRFGVHAHETCSIGDNFINEVAPALKMGMNAVYIHPHRHEAGHENLAVVHTLSNAFEV
- a CDS encoding YwdI family protein; the protein is MNIPIDRLLDKIQQETEAARREAKAGGSSAKVKERMRTVKTLSELVLDGTEEGTGEQRMPAQIQQAYPPAEHSDQGGQPAVIQNNGQQPGQITKLNETKLDEDDANGDSLFDF